One Gossypium arboreum isolate Shixiya-1 chromosome 13, ASM2569848v2, whole genome shotgun sequence genomic window, GCCGCTAACCCCTGCCTCCATCCTTGAAGGAAATAACGGGATGTATTAGcttattgtttttatatataatCTCTatgaattattattaatttatataattttaatcatTATTAAAGAAAACCcacttggaatgtttgaattgTCGGTGTGAAGTTAAGGCATCGATTAAAAAAAGTTAGAGACAAAAATAATTGGAAATTAGTAGGTCAAATGTaattttgaatttcaagtggggATCTATTTTCGCTTCACCTATCAATCCTcattacattttatttaattatttggtTTGCATTTATATCCCAGAAATCTATTTAGTTTTCCttgattttttaataattataatcaTATTGGTAGTTGAATTGAATAGACTATTAATTTGTCGgtataataaatttgattaaatatattattaaaatatttataaaaataaaaaataaaaataatttaactaatCATAAGTCAAACAGTATAAAGTATATATTTAAACTAATATTTCAATCGAcaccaatttaattcaattctaacaatcatattttcatattttttcctaattaaattaaaattaatgttttattcACTACCTTACATTGAAAAGGAACCCCAAATGGGTTAACCCTGgattctttcctttctttttattttaattttcatcatcttgtttttttaaattttaaattaatattattttagttttagatgatatttttagaattatttatattttgttcAGATCAATTTTTAAAATAGGTATATAATCTATTTGAAATGTTATTTTAGATGATATATTTTGttgaaacaaaatgatatattattattattattattattattattattattattattattattattattcttggaTCAATTACATATATAAATGGAGGATGCATTGTCTACTACTGATATTAGGCTTTGAAGTATTATGGCTTAATAGTATAAAAGTTCATTgaagaatttcaaaagaaaaaaatccaAACTCCAAAACTTGAACATCCAACTTAAaagcttaatttttaatttttaaattaaactttaaatcttaaaaattaaaaataataataatttaaagaaagagaaaaaaaaaagaaataagataTGAGATTAATATTGAAATGCTGAGATCCGTCACCTACGTATTTTCCTTAAACTTGCCGTGTTCCATTAAAAGTTTTATTGAACTTCATCCTGATCAACTTGATAAGCTTTTCTTCACCATCCACAATCCACAACCAAGAAAACCTTTTTGTTTTACAGTGATCGGAAATCCATGGCTCCGAATTTGGAGGATAGGAACTCTGTTTTCGAGTTTGTTGTCCGACAAGGAAATGGTGTGAAAGGACTAGTGGATTCAGGGCTTTCCACGGTGCCAGAGGCTTACGTGCAACCACCGGAAGAGCGAATAGACAAGGAAAACGCCATAAAATATGACCTGCCACCCATTGATTTGTCGAAGCTGGATGGCCATGGCCCTGACCACGATGAAGTGGCCAACCAAATTGTTAGAGCTGTTGAAACTCTTGGTTTCTTCCAAGTTGTTAACCATGGTGTCCCCCTTCATCTACTGGAATCCCTTAAAGTTTCTGCACATGAATTCTTCAGCTTGCCCCCTCAAAGGAAGGCCGTTTATCTTGCAGACGTTAGTCCAAGTCCACTAGTGAAGTACGGGACCAGCTATATCCCAGAGAAAGAGAAAGCATTGGGATGGAAAGATTATATCCTCATGCAATACACCAATGATGATGAAGCTCTTCAACATTGGCCTCAAGAAATCAAGTGAGATACATAAGTTAATTGCTGCTTATCTATTTGACCCTTTTATATGTCAATACACCAATGATGATGAAGCTCTTCAACATTGGCCTCAAGAAATCAAGTGAGATACATAAATTAATTGCTGCTTATCTATTTGACCCTTTTATGTGTTTTCTTTTTAACTTTCTAGGGAGATATTACTTGAGTATTTGAGAAGTTCAACAGGCATGGTGAAAAAATTGCTTCAAGTTACGCTGGGAAATTTAGGGGTGAAACCAGACGACTCAATGATTGATGTACTTATTGGCAAGAAGATGCTAAGTATGATCTTTTATCCAATATGTCCTAATCCAGATCTTACCCTTGGAGTAGGACGCCACTCTGATATAGGTACTTTCACGGTCTTATTACAAGATGAAGTTGGTGGTTTATATGTCAAAATAGAACAAGATACAGGTTATGGAAAGAAAGGAGATTGGATACTTATCCCTCCTACTCCCAATGCTTTGGTCATCAATGTTGGTGATATGCTACAGGTAATTCTcgagtataatttcataatttatctgtAAATCTAATAACACGTTTATAACTATATTATTATCTGTAGATACTAAGCAATGGAAAATACAAAAGTGCAGAGCATATAGTTTGTACTTCAAGTACAAATTCAAGGGTGTCAGTACCCATTTTTATAATGCCAAGAGAAACAACAAAGATTGCACCTCTGCCTCAAGTAGTGGAGAAAGATGGAATTGCTGTTTATAAAGAGTTTGTGTATGTTGATTATATGAATAAGGTTTTTGCAAATGCACTGGACGGTAAAAAGTCACTTGATTTTGCAAAAATTAGTCCTGCATAACTCACACTTGATAAGCATTATGCAGATTAGGTGCTTCACCAGTTTACCAATAAATTCAAGGGTGATAAGCTCTTTCAAGTTCTACATTCCTGATAGTCCCAAGCTTGAACAAAAAGCTGCTTTTTCATGTAATTGTGTTTGTTTATTAGAAATCAAAATACAGATTTATGGTTAGCTTGTGTCAGGGATATCACATGTCTTCTACAATTGGCTATAATTTAAGAGAAAACTaataaatcatttttaaaattaaaaaaaaaagtctgAAAATTCATTGTGAGAGTGAAGTTAGGGCATTGAACAAAAGGTCAGAGACAAATAATTGGAAATGTATAGTTcaattgtaatttttaatttcaagttGGGATCCATTTTCACTTCATCTATCAATCCTCAGTACATtctttttttcttaattatttatataaagaAACCCCAAATGGGGTTAACGCTGGACTTgttttttctttcatttattattattttaattttcattatttttttaaaattttaaaatttaacattattttagTTTGAGAGAAAtctcaaattatatataaattttagtttaatgtataattttacatattaattttttatgaaattttaatttaattcaattctcaGAAATTATTAGcacaattattaatataatttatttttatttattattatatacacaaataattatatatatcaaatataaaaataatttgatatatttactttttaaaatatatataattaaattaaaattaaaattttatgtatatatttaagtcacaattaaaattttatatatataattacattaaattaaaatttatatatcagATTATACATTAACTACTGTAAAATAGATATATAACCGCACAAGTAGCGGGTTTTTACAATTAGACAAACACCACAAAATGATACATTTATTACGCGCCGCAAGATGTAGTGATATTTGTCTAAGAAAATGCTGCAATAATTCGACGCAATTGCCACGCTTTTTCTAGAAATGCcgcaatattttttatattttatggtGTTTCTAGAAAAACGTTGCTATATCTATTTATGatgtaataatttttaaaattttaaattttttatttttaaaatattatttttgatttttattttaagttaatggagtttatttgatgaaaatgatcatttatattataattttaaaaatatttatgttataataaaatattataaatatagaaTATAATGAATATAATGTTTAatcttatatatattattttaaaacaaagtaAAATGGTATTTAGCCACGTTTGCAGTCAAAACTCCACAATAGTTGTGTTTTTCCCACTAGAATGCGGCAGAATATTGATATGGCTATAACTTTTTTCTAAAATAACATCATATTTGGTCTATATTTAAGCGGTGTTTTCCAAAGACGCCACGAAATATAAGTTGTTTTATACAGGATATCACATTTTCCCTATTCTCAAATATACTTAATCCATAATCCCTCCTCCTTCCGCTAACCACGTCGATTGTCAACCCTATCGCCTGCTCTTTGGTTCCTCTCTTTGTCTGTTAAGTGATTCCTTCATTGACAACCTCAATCTTTAGGTACAAAAGTCTAATCACTTTGATTTTTCCTCATTTTCGATTATCTTATTTTGAttcaaaattatcatttttttacGAATTGAGTCTTAATTTGATTAGTATCGATATTATTATCAATGTAAGAGAATGAGGTGTTTTTATATTCTATTAATTCAATCTTGTTATAAAAAACTAGTCAATCCTTGAAATTGGATTATCTCATTTACTTATAtgtaaattaaacttaaaattttgaaaaaatcagGCTATTAAATTGTAATGGGATTTCATATATTTGAATAATCTGAATTGTTTTCTTATATTTTGTTCCACATATTGGCAAACATATAATCTATAGGTTCGAGTAGCTAACCAATCATTATTCTACCCGGCTCTTCTTGAGCCCCTAGCAACCACCCATCCCTTGGACCAGAAGAGTTGGATAGGCCAACCCTATTATTGTTGGGACTTTTCTCCTCAAAACAATGTAACCAAAAGTTACTTAAGAGTTAACAATTCATCAATCTTTAGGAGCTAGGTGTCGaaatcatttttttgaaaaacgggaatcgacttgaattttggaaatgaaaacgaaaaaaaggggagtcaccaccaatcctttttgataaggtgtgatcgggtcaccataaattaatcattttaataaaagttatgatttattaaaatgataatttttggtctacgaaaatcaaaaaatgagttcgggagtcggttacacacgaggaaggattagcaccctcgatatgcccaaaaattggtacctagttgattaattagtgtcttagtgtcgaagattgaaaacttgaaagacattgaaatacgatccctcttcgtaaaaatgctcaaatgttaaagaccttctcgtctcaaaatataaaatgtcacatccagtaagttaggacacgacatcttgaattttcgagagtgagcttgccttttatataaaatttatgtattttggcttattaaaagggtattcgattatttagagtaaacgaaagaaatcgaaacccagtaagttagggcacgttttctcgaattctcaaacaccgaatattgcctttattttaaaacaaatcttGTTTCGAGGTGACAAaatatcatacccggtaagttggggcacaacacctcgtatctccgagaataagcatttttcaaaactcatgttgcgatttaaaagagtattccgttatttaggttaaatgagaaaaatcgaaacccagtaagttaggacacgattgtctcgaattaccaaatacggaatattacttttatgaaggAATTATTTTGGGTTGAGTAAAATTAGTATAATATAAGTTGTAATAAAATGGGATAATAAAGAGTGCGTAAACAAATACAAGTTTTGATATTGATAGACATAACAGAATAACCATAGATGCAGATGTAAAGGATAATGATAagagcaaaaataaaaataaattaacgaataaaaataataagtaagctaggaaatattcaaattaaaaggaactagtaataaataaacaatcattatgtaaaactaaaaatgataatatagcaatgataataataataatattaatagtaataatacaattaataaatattttaaggttTGGAATGATGTATGAAAAGGtacatatgtatgtgtatatatgaataaataaataatatataatatgagtgagaaataaaaacaaaataagtgtatttaaagagtaatgggtaaaatataataataataataatataatagtagtaataataatgaggtaataaataataatggtaatagtAATAATACTATAAGTAATAATATAAATGGATACATAGAGAATATATACAATAACATAATAATAGCTATGTAAAATCAATTAATCTAATAACATGATGATAAtactagtaataataataaagtggaaaacaataataataatacattagtAAGAAGAAAAACAATATATTTGtaataacaataaataataataataataataatatatgggaatacaaaaagcaaatataataaaaatattgaattaaagtaataaaaaaacaatattatatataaaatatatatatacatatatgtacataaaatatacactaatatataatgataatagtaataataataataatatttaaaatgtaaaaagtaaatataatataatagcaatattaaaataaagtaattaaaatagtactatatataaatatgtacataCGTATATATGTAATAAAACATACATTAATTAATAGTAAAAACAATAGAAGTGATAATAATGCTAGTATTAGAATGAAATAAATATAAAtgcaaacataataatataaataaggtaATAAAACAATCAAAAGTAATAGAAAGGAAATAATTGAATCTGAAAGCACAATTTTGGGGTAAAtatgtaataaataaaagaagaggggATTAATTCGCACACGCAAATAACCAGAATGGACTAAAATGGACAATAACCCTTTGTCCCAAAACGCGCAGCTTCAAAGGGGCTAAATTGGAAAAGAAATCAAATTCCTGGGCATAAATTAAAagcaaaaaaaatgaaatttaaaagcaaaaaaatgcggaagggctaaacgcgcaaatagcccttccgttgaagaaacacgcggatccttagtGGAGAGGGTCGGGTCTTCAGGTCGGCgcctaaacggcgtcgttttggtgcTGAGAGTTAAGGCCCAAAACGGCGTCGTATTATGTCACTATATAAACccaaaatcttttaaaaaaaatcagtCTTCtccattcttaaaaaaaaaacagaaatcaAGCCTCTCAATTCTCTCTCAGCCCCAGGTCTCCGTCGCCGGACTGGTCACCGTCCTTTGCGCCGGCCAATGTACACGGTGGCCGAAAATCACCAAGAAGtaattttttctctcttttctcttattttatatatttatttaatatatgtatgttgtttttaataaaatagaGATGATATATGCCGATAATATTCGAAAAAAGCAAAAAAAGGTAAGATAAACGGTAAATAGACCTTTAGACCGGTCTTTGATATTCCTTGCTGCAAGTTCGTGTTTGTATCACTGAGCCCTATTGATGTTAATCTTCTTTTTATATTTCGAAAAAAGAATGAAAATCAAGAACCAAAAAAAAGCCCCTTACACCCGATCCCTCTGTGGTTTTTATA contains:
- the LOC108461393 gene encoding scopoletin 8-hydroxylase-like codes for the protein MAPNLEDRNSVFEFVVRQGNGVKGLVDSGLSTVPEAYVQPPEERIDKENAIKYDLPPIDLSKLDGHGPDHDEVANQIVRAVETLGFFQVVNHGVPLHLLESLKVSAHEFFSLPPQRKAVYLADVSPSPLVKYGTSYIPEKEKALGWKDYILMQYTNDDEALQHWPQEIKEILLEYLRSSTGMVKKLLQVTLGNLGVKPDDSMIDVLIGKKMLSMIFYPICPNPDLTLGVGRHSDIGTFTVLLQDEVGGLYVKIEQDTGYGKKGDWILIPPTPNALVINVGDMLQILSNGKYKSAEHIVCTSSTNSRVSVPIFIMPRETTKIAPLPQVVEKDGIAVYKEFVYVDYMNKVFANALDGKKSLDFAKISPA